The genome window AAAAAATAAACGAGAGAAGTCTTTATCCTGGTTATGCTTTTGCACATTTAGATCTTGATACTGCACTTTGGCACAAAATTCAGTCTCTTCCTAAAGTTGGCAGATTTATTGGTGAAGCAAAGAAACCAACACCTTTAAGCGATAAAGATATAAATCTTATTTTGGAAAAGGTTAATAAAAGAGCAGCTCCTAAGCCAAAAATTTCATTTGAGGCTGGCGAGGTTGTTCGTGTTACTGAAGGTCCATTTGCAAACTTTAATGCAACAGTAGAAGAGTATGATATGGTTCATGGTAAACTTCGCTTAAATGTATCTATATTTGGTAGAAGTACGCCTGTTGAAATTATGTATTCACAAGTTGAAAAGATAGTCTAAGGAGATAGTTTATGGCTAAAAAAGTTGTAGGCGAAATTAAACTGCAAATTGCAGCTACAAAAGCAAATCCAAGTCCACCAGTTGGTCCTGCTTTAGGTCAACAAGGTGTTAATATTATGGAATTTTGTAAAGCATTTAATGAAAGAACAAAAGATATGGCTGGTTATAATATTCCAGTTGTTATTACTGTTTATGCTGATAAAAGCTTTACATTTATTACAAAACAACCACCAGCAACCGACTTAATTAAAAAAGCTGCTGGTATCACTAAAGGTGCGGATAATCCGCTTAAAAATAAAGTTGGTCAACTTACAAAAGCTCAAATTCTTGAGATTGTAGATAAAAAAATAGTTGATATGAATACAAAAGATAGAGAACAAGCTGCTAAAATTATAGCTGGTTCAGCTCGTTCTATGGGTATAACCATAGTTGAGTAATCCTTACCACTAGGATTTAAAATTAGTGGTAGCACTTTAAAAATGCGGAGAAATTAATGTCAAAAAAAACTACAAAGAGATTTGCAGAACTACTTAAAAAAGTAGATTCAAATAAAATTTATAATTTAGATGAAGCTGTATCTACAGTTAAAACACTAGCTTCAGCGAAATTTGATGAAACAGTTGAGATTGCACTTAAATTAAATGTCGATCCTAGACATGCTGATCAGATGGTGCGTGGTTCAGTAGTTTTACCTGCTGGTACTGGCAAAACTGTTAGAGTAGCTGTAATAGCTAAAGATGCTAAGGCTGATGAAGCTAAAGCAGCTGGTGCTGATATAGTTGGTGCTGAGGATTTCGTTGATGAAATTGCTAAGGGAGTTATCAATTTTGATGTGCTTATTGCTACTCCAAATTTGATGGGCTTAGTTGGTAAAATTGGTCGTCTTCTAGGACCAAAAGGCTTAATGCCAAATCCTAAAACTGGTACAGTAACTATGGATGTTGCTCAGGCTGTTAAAAATGCTAAAGGTGGTCAAGTTAACTTCCGTGTTGATAAACAAGGAAATATTCATGCTGGTCTAGGTAAAGTTAGCTTTACAAAAGAGCAGTTAAATGATAATATCTCTGCCTTTATTAAGATGATAAATAAACATAAACCTGCAGCTGCAAAAGGTAAATATATTAAATCTGCAGCACTATCTTTAACAATGAGTCCATCTATATCTCTTGAAACTCAAGAGCTTATGGATCTTAAATAATTAATATTTTTATCTTAGATTGGAGATAGCCGAGGCGTAAGCTTAATTGAGCGATGTTCTCGCTCTCTCTGCTTGAAATCACCGGTCGGAAAGGAGAATGAAAGTGACTAGAAACGAAAAAGCTGAAATTATTTCAAACCTTGAGGCTGAATTTAAAGCTAGCGAAGCTATAGTTGTATGTGACTATAGAGGCTTAAGTGTTAAAAAACTTGAAGCATTAAGAATTGCTGCTAAAGAGCAAAATGTAAAAGTTCAAGTTATTAAAAATACACTTGCAAAGATCGCTTTAGCTAATTGTTCTAAAGATGGTATGGAGCTTAAAGATACAAATATTTTTGTATGGGGCGAAGATCAACTAGCAGTTACTAAAGTTGTAGCTAAATTTGAAGAAGCTAATAAAGATCTATTTAAAATCAAAACAGCTTATATCGATGGTGAAGTTGCTTCTGTGTCTAAAGTTGTTGCATTGTCAAAAATGCCATCTCGCGACGAACTTATTGCTATGTTGCTACAAGTTTGGAATGCACCAATTCAAAATTTCACTATTGGTTTAAATGCGCTTAAAGAAAAAAAAGAGCAATCTGCTTAATTTAAAAAATAAAATTTAGGAGAATTAAAATGGCAATAACTAAAGAAGATGTATTAGAGTTTATCTCAAATTTATCAGTTCTTGAACTAAGCGAATTAGTAAAAGAATTTGAAGAAAAATTTGGCGTAAGTGCTGCTCCAGTAATGGTAGCTGGTGCTGTAGCTGGTGGAGCTGCTGACGCTGCTGAAGAAAAAACAGATTTCAATATCGTTTTAGTTGATAGCGGTGCTAAAAAAATCGAAGTAATTAAAGTTGTTCGTGCTTTAACTGGTCTTGGTCTTAAAGAGGCTAAAGATGCTGTTGAAGGTACTCCATCAGTTCTTAAAGAAGGTGCGAGTAAAGAAGAAGCTGAAGCAGCTAAAAAACAACTTGAAGAAGCTGGCGCTAAAGTCGAACTTAAATAATTTACAATTTTGTAGGAGCGAGATTTTCTCGCTTCCAACTCCATTGTCGTTTTTACGACGTTCTTTCAATTAACTATTCTATAGAGGTAGTAAAATGCTAAATAGCCTTTATTCTGGAAATCGTCTTAGGGTAGATTTTTCTAATGTCGCTAAAGAGATTGATGTTCCAAATTTATTACAATTACAAAAAAAGAGTTTTGATCATTTTTTAAATCTTGATAATTCACAAACTGAAAGCGGAATCGAAAAAGTATTTAAATCTATTTTTCCTATTCACGATCCGCAAAATAGACTTTCGCTTGAATATGTCAGTAGTGAAATCGGTAAGCCTAGATATACAATTAGAGAGTGTATGGAAAGAGGTCTTACATACTCTGTAAATTTAAAAATAAAAATTAGATTAATAGTTCACGATAGAGATGAAAAAACAGGTGAGAAAATCGGAGTAAAGGATATCAAAGAACAAGAGATATTTGTTCGTGAAATTCCTTTAATGACTGATAGAATTTCATTTATTATTAATGGTGTTGAGAGAGTTGTTGTTAATCAACTACACAGAAGCCCAGGTGTTATATTTAAAGAAGAAGAGAGTCCTACAGTTGTAAATAAACTTATCTATACTGCTCAGATTATTCCTGATCGTGGCTCTTGGTTGTATTTTGAATATGATACTAAAGATGTATTATATGTGCGTATTAATAAACGCCGTAAAGTTCCTATTACTATTTTATTTAGAGCATTAGGATACAAAAAACAAGATATTGTTAAATTGTTTTATCCTATGCAAACTTTAAAAATTCAAAATAATAAATTCTTAGTAGAGTTTAATCCAGATGATTTTACTGGTAGAGTTGATTATGATATTAAAGATGAAGAGGGTAATATCTTACATCAAGCTGGAAAAAGACTTACTAAGAAAAAGGCTGATAAGCTTATAGAAGATGGTGTTAAATTTATTGAATATCCGCTTGAAATACTAGTAAATAGATATCTAGCTAGCCCAATTATTGATAAAGATAGTGGTGAGGTTTTATATGATACTCTTACTCAACTTGATGAGAGTAAGATTGCTAGAATTGCAAATGAACAAGATAGCATTGAGATTGCAAATGACCTAGCAAATGGAGTTGATGATGCTATTATTAACTCATTCTTGCAAGATTATGAGACTCTTAAACTTCTTAAACAAACAGAAGGCGTAGAAGATGAAAATGATCTAGCCGCAATTAGAATTTATAAAGTTATGCGTCCAGGCGAGCCTGTAGTTAAAGAGGCTGCTAGAAGTTTTGTTAATGATCTATTCTTTAATCCAGAAAGATATGACCTAACTAAAGTTGGTCGTATGAAGATGAATCACAAGCTTGGATTAAATGCGCCTGATTATGTTACAGTATTAACAAATGAAGATATCATAAAAACTGCTAAATATCTAATAAAAGTTAAAAATGGTCAAGGCCATATAGACGATAGAGATCACTTAGGTAATCGCCGTATTCGCTCTATTGGCGAGCTTTTAGCTAATGAGCTTCATTTAGGATTTGTAAAAATGCAAAAGGCTATTAGAGATAAATTTACAAGCCTAAGCAATAATATTGATGAGATTATGCCATATGATCTTGTAAATCCTAAAATGATCACTACTACTATTATGGAATTTTTTACCGGTGGTCAGTTAAGTCAATTTATGGATCAAACTAATCCACTTAGCGAAGTTACTCATAAGCGTAGATTATCAGCCCTTGGTGAAGGCGGTTTAGTTAAAGAAAGAGCTGGTTTTGAGGTTCGTGATGTTCATCCTACTCATTATGGTAGAATATGTCCAGTTGAGACGCCAGAGGGTCAAAATATCGGTCTTATTAATACCCTTTCTACATATGCTAAAGTAAATGATTTAGGCTTTGTTGAATCTCCATATCGTAAAGTAGAAAATGGTAGAGTAACAAATGAAATTGTCTATCTTACAGCAACTCAAGAAGAGGGTCATATTATCGCTCCAGCATCTACAATCTTAGATGAGAATGGTATGATTAGCGAGGATTTAATAGAGGTGCGCCAAGATGGTGAAATGATCCTTGCAAAAAGAGATGATGTAACACTAATTGACCTTTGTAGTGGTATGGTTATGGGGGTAGCTGCTTCATTGATTCCATTCCTTGAACACGATGATGCTAACCGTGCACTTATGGGTTCAAATATGCAACGCCAAGCTGTGCCCCTTTTAAAATCAACTGCACCTATTGTAGGTACAGGCATGGAAGCTATTGTAGCGCGTGATGCTTGGGAAGCTATTAAAGCAAGACGTGGCGGTGTAATAGAAAAAGTTGATAATAAAAATATATTTATTCTAGGCGAAGATGAAAATGGTCCATATATTGATCAATATACAATGGAAAAAAATATGCGTACCAACCAAAATACGACATTTAGCCAACACCCAATTGTAAAAAAAGGACAAAAAGTAGAAGCTGGTCAGATAATCGCTGATGGTTCTAGTATGGATCAAGGTGAACTAGCAATTGGTAAAAATGCCTTA of Campylobacter vicugnae contains these proteins:
- the rpoB gene encoding DNA-directed RNA polymerase subunit beta; its protein translation is MLNSLYSGNRLRVDFSNVAKEIDVPNLLQLQKKSFDHFLNLDNSQTESGIEKVFKSIFPIHDPQNRLSLEYVSSEIGKPRYTIRECMERGLTYSVNLKIKIRLIVHDRDEKTGEKIGVKDIKEQEIFVREIPLMTDRISFIINGVERVVVNQLHRSPGVIFKEEESPTVVNKLIYTAQIIPDRGSWLYFEYDTKDVLYVRINKRRKVPITILFRALGYKKQDIVKLFYPMQTLKIQNNKFLVEFNPDDFTGRVDYDIKDEEGNILHQAGKRLTKKKADKLIEDGVKFIEYPLEILVNRYLASPIIDKDSGEVLYDTLTQLDESKIARIANEQDSIEIANDLANGVDDAIINSFLQDYETLKLLKQTEGVEDENDLAAIRIYKVMRPGEPVVKEAARSFVNDLFFNPERYDLTKVGRMKMNHKLGLNAPDYVTVLTNEDIIKTAKYLIKVKNGQGHIDDRDHLGNRRIRSIGELLANELHLGFVKMQKAIRDKFTSLSNNIDEIMPYDLVNPKMITTTIMEFFTGGQLSQFMDQTNPLSEVTHKRRLSALGEGGLVKERAGFEVRDVHPTHYGRICPVETPEGQNIGLINTLSTYAKVNDLGFVESPYRKVENGRVTNEIVYLTATQEEGHIIAPASTILDENGMISEDLIEVRQDGEMILAKRDDVTLIDLCSGMVMGVAASLIPFLEHDDANRALMGSNMQRQAVPLLKSTAPIVGTGMEAIVARDAWEAIKARRGGVIEKVDNKNIFILGEDENGPYIDQYTMEKNMRTNQNTTFSQHPIVKKGQKVEAGQIIADGSSMDQGELAIGKNALIAFMPWNGYNYEDAIVMSERMIRTDAFTSVHIYEKEIEARELKDGVEEITRDIPNMKEEEIEHLDESGIVRIGTHIKPGMILVGKVSPKGEVKPTPEERLLRAIFGEKAGHVVNKSLYAPASMEGVVIDVKIFTKKGYEKDSRSFKAYEDEKNILEKEHHDRLLMLDREEMLRVTALLANNELQSDLEVGKTIYVKGQKIQKEYLANINRFTLNSYVKSFSKDVQKSYEDMKAYFQNEKKKLKDEHDAKLEILEKDDILPSGVVKLVKVYVATKRKLKVGDKMAGRHGNKGIVSNIVPDVDMPYLPDGRSVDIVLNPLGVPSRMNIGQILESHLGLVGMKLGEQIQEIFDRKSKEWITELRAKMIEIADVSRLMDAKAILEKIDDEKLIEYARDWASGVRFATPIFEGVKPEEFNKLFEMAKIDMDGKTELYDGRTGSKMAERVNVGCMYMLKLHHLVDEKVHARSTGPYSLVTQQPVGGKALSGGQRFGEMEVWALEAYGAAHTLREMLTVKSDDVEGRWLAYKALTRGENVPSTGIPETFFVLTNELKSLALDVEIYDEDDNNE
- the rplL gene encoding 50S ribosomal protein L7/L12 gives rise to the protein MAITKEDVLEFISNLSVLELSELVKEFEEKFGVSAAPVMVAGAVAGGAADAAEEKTDFNIVLVDSGAKKIEVIKVVRALTGLGLKEAKDAVEGTPSVLKEGASKEEAEAAKKQLEEAGAKVELK
- the rplJ gene encoding 50S ribosomal protein L10 gives rise to the protein MTRNEKAEIISNLEAEFKASEAIVVCDYRGLSVKKLEALRIAAKEQNVKVQVIKNTLAKIALANCSKDGMELKDTNIFVWGEDQLAVTKVVAKFEEANKDLFKIKTAYIDGEVASVSKVVALSKMPSRDELIAMLLQVWNAPIQNFTIGLNALKEKKEQSA
- the rplK gene encoding 50S ribosomal protein L11, with amino-acid sequence MAKKVVGEIKLQIAATKANPSPPVGPALGQQGVNIMEFCKAFNERTKDMAGYNIPVVITVYADKSFTFITKQPPATDLIKKAAGITKGADNPLKNKVGQLTKAQILEIVDKKIVDMNTKDREQAAKIIAGSARSMGITIVE
- the nusG gene encoding transcription termination/antitermination protein NusG: MAHKWYAIQTYAGSEMSVKRAIENLVKDHGIEEQLLEVIVPTEDVIEIKNGKQKINERSLYPGYAFAHLDLDTALWHKIQSLPKVGRFIGEAKKPTPLSDKDINLILEKVNKRAAPKPKISFEAGEVVRVTEGPFANFNATVEEYDMVHGKLRLNVSIFGRSTPVEIMYSQVEKIV
- the rplA gene encoding 50S ribosomal protein L1; its protein translation is MSKKTTKRFAELLKKVDSNKIYNLDEAVSTVKTLASAKFDETVEIALKLNVDPRHADQMVRGSVVLPAGTGKTVRVAVIAKDAKADEAKAAGADIVGAEDFVDEIAKGVINFDVLIATPNLMGLVGKIGRLLGPKGLMPNPKTGTVTMDVAQAVKNAKGGQVNFRVDKQGNIHAGLGKVSFTKEQLNDNISAFIKMINKHKPAAAKGKYIKSAALSLTMSPSISLETQELMDLK